The Saimiri boliviensis isolate mSaiBol1 chromosome 19, mSaiBol1.pri, whole genome shotgun sequence genome contains the following window.
GCCCTAGGGCCAAGGGAGAAAATTGAGATCATTATATAGGCACTTAATATAACCCTTAAAATGTAGCCATTTTTAGCTCATGGCTATAGAAAAACAGATTGCCACCTTCTGCCCTAAAGGATTGTCACTAGAGAGTTTCAAATGAGCCCACAGAGAGATCAGAGAGAGTCAGAAGGTCTTAGAGAGGGCAAGGTACCCTATTACCTGGACttgagggctccactctcattTTCTGCAGTGCCCCCAGGCACTCCAAATAGCCTTCCCAGCCAAAGGCCCCTGCCGGGCGCCGTTTCCTCTGTGGGCAGGGGTCTCTCTTGTGCACCTTCTTCAGCTCCAGTCCCATGACGCCATCGGGAAAGAGGGAAGCCCTCAGTGCCCCCAGAGGCATAGACCCGGGAGGCCTGGGTCAActgctcccaccagctccctggTGTGGGAAGGTTTGGGGAGTCTGAGGGGTCTGGAGCAGCCTCCTTGGAAGTCCCCCGAAGACTCTGGGCCAGCCGGCCCCCCAAGTGCAGCATGGCTTGCATAGTCTGCTGCAGAGCTGGAGGTGGACCTGGAGGGGCAGGGGCCTGAGGCGGGCCCAGGGGTAGGTGGTGGTGGTGCTCAAAGAGCAGGTCCAGGTGGAAGGTGAGCACCGACAATGGCTGCAGCAGGAGTAGCAGCTCTGTGGACAGGGAGGGACAGCCACCACGGGCCAGGGAGAAGAATCCTGTGGGCAGGTACAGGAGGGAGAGCAGGCCTGGAAAAGAGCAGGCCAACATCAGCTCCTGCCCTGGACCTAGTCCCAGAGGACCCTTCAgagcaaaccactgctcagtacACATCCTCCCAGGCCTCACTCGGCTGGGCACAGGGCAGAGAGTAGGACGGATGTGGTGGGCTCTCGGACTGACATCCCTGCCTGCATGGAACCTAGCCCAACtaggaagacacacacacaacacagcaaGCAGTGACAAGTAACTCAGTGGCAGTGCAAAGGCTACAGAGGAGGACAACGGGGCCATAGAGGCACAAACAAAACGGGTGGGGGTTGGCTTACTCTGAGGGTCAAGGTAGGGCATCACTGGGGAAGGACTCAAAGGATGAATGACAGTTAATGAGGAAGCAAGAGGGACAGGGAGGCTGATTCTAGGTGAAGGAACAGCATAAGCAGGGCCCTGGAGCAGGAAGGGCTGGGTGGGAAGACTGTTCGCAAGACCAGGAAAAGCCCTGGCCTGCGGGGAAAGAGGGCACAGGCCAGACAGCTAAGGCTTTGGGTCTTTCATCTTATGGGCGATGGGCCTCCTTGGAAGAGTTTCAATTAGGAGAGTAATAAGATTGGAGACCTGGCTTAATGTCATTCTGGCACTAGTGGGAACCAGCAGGAAAGAGCCCTTTCCTTCCCATCCTTTCGGCCCATCAGCCCCATCCTCTCCCATCTGAGCCTCTGACCTGCATcttcctggaggctggaaaaCCACAGCTCCAACTGCTTGGTGCTGGGGGAGAAAAGAGGGAATGGAAGTTCAAGGAGGTGGAGGACTCTGTCCTCTctgggtggaggatgggagatAAGATTGGAAGAGGGGAGCCCTCCTCTGGGGACGTGAGGCACTACTCCTGTGTCCCACCCATGacactcctgcagtcccaggttGTGGGAAGGGCACTGGGAAGAAGGCAACTCACTTGAGGAGGCCCAGGATAAAGGCATGGAAGCGGCTACGGCTGCTGCTCAGCGGAGCTAGACGGCTGACCTGGCTATACAGGGTTCCCAGGGAGCGGGTGCTGGAGCCTGAGAACGTGGGGTGCAGTCAGCCAAGCCCGGCCCTGCCCTGCGCACTGTTGGGTTCCACGCCCTCCCAGCTCACCTGGCTTCACCGACGCCTCCACCACGCTCCAGGGGCTGCTCCTGCGCTGCCCGGTGATGAGGTCCTTCCGGAAAGGCTTCAGCCCGTCCGCCACCAGGGCGTGGAGGGCCGGGCAGAGGGTGGTCAGCACCAGGTGCCCCACATCCGGGCTCAGCCGGCTATCACCCAACTGGGCCTGGAGGCGGCGCGATGCGGATGGGTCCAGAGATCCCTTCAGCCACCTCCCGCCAACCGTTCCCGCACCCCCCGCGGAGCTCCATGACTCTTCTCATCCCCAACAGCCTCCCCCTAGCCACCTTCACCTTCTGCACCAAATTCCGGGCGGCCCCGAAATGCGAGATGATTTTATCCACGGAGGCGCTGACAGCTATCAGGAGACCTGGAGGGGCGGAAAAGGGAAGACGCTAGGAGGCCGCGCCCCTACCCAGGCTTGCCCGAGGGGCGTGGAGAGACTGGCTTCTGACAGCCCGAGGGAGCAGGGCCGGGGCGAGGGGTGGTTCCTTCGGAAGCGCGGGGTCGGGAGTCAGGGTGCCCTACCTTTCTTCTGCTCCTGCAGCTGACCAGTCCCACTCTGGGCTTCTGCCATCCACAGCCGCTGGGCCCCGGGGACACCGGCGAACGACCACGAACTACGGACTGGGGTAAGGGAAGAAGGGCGTGGTGAC
Protein-coding sequences here:
- the RUSC1 gene encoding AP-4 complex accessory subunit RUSC1 isoform X4 — its product is MKGHPPPRGCCGIRVSPFPAPSSSQSSGFASLRLLPFPLCLSFHWSMPPTCSPRPGRLDAALGRCAGLLLPPAPLSPRPSSLTPVRSSWSFAGVPGAQRLWMAEAQSGTGQLQEQKKGLLIAVSASVDKIISHFGAARNLVQKAQLGDSRLSPDVGHLVLTTLCPALHALVADGLKPFRKDLITGQRRSSPWSVVEASVKPGSSTRSLGTLYSQVSRLAPLSSSRSRFHAFILGLLNTKQLELWFSSLQEDAGLLSLLYLPTGFFSLARGGCPSLSTELLLLLQPLSVLTFHLDLLFEHHHHLPLGPPQAPAPPGPPPALQQTMQAMLHLGGRLAQSLRGTSKEAAPDPSDSPNLPTPGSWWEQLTQASRVYASGGTEGFPLSRWRHGTGAEEGAQERPLPTEETAPGRGLWLGRLFGVPGGTAENESGALKSRRPSSWLPPTVSMLALVKRGAPPETPSPQELEASAPRMVQTHRAVRALCDHTAARPDQLSFRRGEVLRVITTVDEDWLRCGRDGVEGLVPVGYTSLVL
- the RUSC1 gene encoding AP-4 complex accessory subunit RUSC1 isoform X3, translated to MAEAQSGTGQLQEQKKGLLIAVSASVDKIISHFGAARNLVQKAQLGDSRLSPDVGHLVLTTLCPALHALVADGLKPFRKDLITGQRRSSPWSVVEASVKPGSSTRSLGTLYSQVSRLAPLSSSRSRFHAFILGLLNTKQLELWFSSLQEDAGLLSLLYLPTGFFSLARGGCPSLSTELLLLLQPLSVLTFHLDLLFEHHHHLPLGPPQAPAPPGPPPALQQTMQAMLHLGGRLAQSLRGTSKEAAPDPSDSPNLPTPGSWWEQLTQASRVYASGGTEGFPLSRWRHGTGAEEGAQERPLPTEETAPGRGLWLGRLFGVPGGTAENESGALKSRRPSSWLPPTVSMLALVKRGAPPETPSPQELEASAPRMVQTHRAVRALCDHTAARPDQLSFRRGEVLRVITTVDEDWLRCGRDGVEGLVPVGYTSLVL